Below is a genomic region from Pseudomonas svalbardensis.
AAGGGTATAAAAACGGGATTGTACACCGGCGCCTGGAAAATCGGGGAGTTGACCGATAGCAAGCAACTATCGGGTTCTAAAGCTCGAAACGCAGTTCCGGCCAGATCGGCGATGTGCCGCGTTTTTGCGATTCCAGAATGGCCCGGCACAGCGAGCACAGGCGCTGATCCTGGAACACACGGCGATCGACGCTCGACCAGCGCGGTTGTGCTGGCAACAGGCTGCCGCACAAGGTCCGGTCCGCCGAGCCGCCCAGCTCCAGTTGACGGGTCACCAGATGTACCCGCACTTCCTGGCAGGCGAACAGATCCAGCTGTTCGTCAGGCTCGATCAGTTGGTAGGCAAAAAGTGACCAGGCAGGACGCGGCATCGGGGGCTCCAAATCGGGGGCGCCACCTTAGCCGAAACACCGCCACTAGAAAAGCGTCAAAGCAGCGGTTTCAGTGTCGGCCAGACATTTTCCAGCAACTTGTCCTGAGCCCCGGCAGCCGGGTGCAGGCCGTCGGCTTGCATCAAGTCCGGATGACCGCCCACGCCGTCGAGAAAAAACGGTACCAGCGGGATCTTTTTCTCCTCGGCCAGTGTGCTGTAGACGTTCGCGAAGGCCTCGGTATAACGAACGCCGTAGTTGGGTGGCAATTGCATGCCGAGCAACAGCACCTTGGCGCCACTCGCGCGGGAGCTGTCGATCATTGCTGCAAGGTTTTGTTGCAATTGCGTTGGCAGCAATCCACGCAGCCCGTCGTTACCGCCCAACTCGAGGATCACCAGCTCAGGCTTATGCTCTGCAAGCAGCGCAGGCAGGCGCGCCAGGCCTCCGGCACTGGTGTCGCCGCTGATGGACGCATTGACCACCTTATCGTCGAAACCTTCGCGCTTGAGCCGTTGCTCGAGCAGGGAGACCCACCCCAACCGGGTATCCAGCCCGAAACCCGCGCTGATACTATCGCCAACGATCAGGACTGTACCCGCCGCTGCGTTCTGGGCCATGCACATCAAGGCCAGGCCAGCACTCAAAAACCACACACGCATCGGATTCTCCATGGGCGCAAGCATTCTCACCGCGAAGAACCTCAGCAAAGTGGTTCCCAGCGCGGAAGGTGAACTGACTATCCTGCACGAACTCAGCCTGGAACTGAACAAGGGCGACAGCCTGGCCATTGTCGGCGCCTCCGGTTCCGGAAAATCCACCCTCCTTGGTCTGCTCGCCGGCCTCGATCTGCCGAGCAGCGGCGACGTCACCCTCGCCGGGCAAGCCCTGAGCAATCTCGATGAAGACCAGCGCGCCCGTATTCGGGCTGAGCATGTTGGGTTTGTGTTTCAGTCCTTTCAGCTGCTCGACAGCCTCAACGCCTTGGAAAACGTGATGCTGCCGTTGGAACTCGATGGCCGCAAAGACGCCCGGGAACGCGCCACCGAGCTGCTGCGAAGGGTCGGCCTGGGCCAGCGACTGACCCATTCGCCACGCCAGCTTTCGGGCGGCGAACAACAGCGCGTGGCGATTGCCCGTGCGTTTGCCGCAGAACCCGATGTGCTGTTCGCCGACGAACCCACCGGCAACCTCGACAGCCACACCGGCGAGCGCATCAGCGATCTGCTGTTCGAACTCAACCAGGAACGCGGTACGACCCTGGTGCTGGTAACCCACGATGAACGCCTGGCACATCGCTGCCGACGCCTGATCCGCCTCGACGCCGGCCTGCTCGTCCCGCCTCTGGAGGTTTAATGGCACGCCTGCCGCTGTTACGACTGTTCAGTCTTGCCATCCGCCAACTGCTGCGCGACGCCCGCGCCGGTGAGTTGCGCGTGTTGTTTTTTGCCTTGCTGGTGGCCGTGGCGGCGAGTACCGCCATCGGCTACTTCGGCGCCCGCCTGAACGGCGCCATGATGCTGCGCGCCACCGAATTCCTCGGTGCCGACCTGTTGCTCGAAGGCAGTTCACCGGCACGGCCCGAACAAATTACAAGCGGCACGGCGCTGGGCCTCGAACACGCTCAAGTGGTGGAATTCTCCAGCGTCATCGCCACTGACAATGGCATTCAGCTGTCCAGCATCAAAGCTGCCGACGACGTCTACCCACTGCGCAGCGAACTGAAAAGTGCCCCGGCGCCCTTCGCCCCGGAAGAACCCGGTGGCGGACCAAAACCCGGTGAAGCCTGGGTCGAAGCGCGACTGCTGACTGCGCTGGATCTGAAGATCGGCGACAGCATCGACGTCGGCATGCAAACCCTCAAACTGGCGCGAGTGCTGACCTACGAACCGGACCGTGCCGGCAACTTCTATAGCCTCACGCCGCGGGTGCTGATAAACCTCAGCGACCTCGCCGCGACCGGCGTGGTGCAACCCGGCAGCCGGGTCAGTTACCGCGAACTCTGGCGCGGTAAAGCCGAGGCGCTGGAAACCTATCGTCAATTGATCAAACCCGGCCTGGCCGCCAACCAGCGTATTCAGGATGCCCGTGATGGCAACCGACAGATCGGCGGCGCCTTGGGCAAGGCCGAGCGTTACTTGAACATGGCCAGTCTGGTGGCGGTTCTGTTGTCCGGTGTGGCAGTGGCGCTGTCGGCCACGCGCTTCGCCACCCGCCGATTCGATGCCAGTGCATTGCTGCGTTGCCTCGGGCTGTCCCGACGGGAAACCATGGTGCTGTTCAGTTTGCAGCTGACGGTGCTCGGACTGCTCGCCAGTATCAGCGGCGCCCTTATCGGCTGGTTCGCGCAGCTGGGACTGTTCGCGCTGCTGCATGACTTATTGCCGACCGACGTTCCACCGGGCGGTCTGTTTCCAGCCATCGCCGGGATCGGCACCGGGCTGGTGGCGCTGGCCGGTTTTGCCTTGCCACCACTGGCGGCACTGGGCCGGGTTCCGCCATTGCGGGTATTGCGTCGGGACATGCTGCCGATTCCTTCCAGCACCTGGATGGTCTACGGCGCGGCATTGGGCGCCCTCGGGCTGATCATGTGGCGCTTGAGCCTGGACCTGATATTGACCTTCGCCCTGCTCGGTGGCGGCGTGATCGCGGCGCTGGTGCTTGGCGGCTTGCTGTTGCTGCTTCTGAAGAGCCTGCGCCGAATGCTGGCGCGCGCCTCTTTGCCATGGCGCCTCGGGCTGGGCCAATTGCTGCGTCATCCACTGGCGGCCGCGGGGCAATCCCTGGCCTTCGGTTTGATTCTGCTGTCCATGGCGCTGATCGCATTGCTGCGCGGCGAGTTGCTGGACACCTGGCAGAACCAGCTACCGAAAAACGCGCCCAACTATTTCGCGCTTAACATTCTGCCGGCGGACAAACAGGCGTTCATCGATCGCCTGATCAAACTGTCGGCGCAATCGGCGCCGCTATACCCGGTGGTACCTGGACGGCTGATCAGCGTCAACGGCGAGCCGGTGCAGGAAATCGTCAGCAAGGATTCGGCTGGTGATCGAGCAATCCAGCGCGACCTGAGCCTGACCTGGGCGGCGGATTTGCCGGCGGGCAACAAACTCACTGCGGGTAACTGGTGGGCCGAACAGACGCCGGACGAAATTCCCGGCGTATCGGTGGAAGGCAAAGTCGCCGAAAGCCTGAAGCTCAAGCTCGGCGATCACATGGTGTTTACCGTGGGCGGCGTCAATCGCGAAGCGAAAGTCACCAACCTGCGGGAGGTCAACTGGGACAACTTCCAGCCTAACTTCTTCATGATCTTCCAGCCCGGCACACTGAAGGATCTGCCGGCGACCTACCTGACCAGTTTTTATCTGGCGGCCGGTCATGATCAGCAGATCGTGGATCTGTCCCGGGCGTTTCCGGCGGTGACCATCTTGCAAGTCGAAGCCTTGCTCGAACAGCTGCGCAGCATCCTCGCCCAAGTCACCCTGGCGGTGGAATACGTGCTGCTGTTCGTATTGGCTGCGGGGATGGCAGTGTTGTTTTCAGGCTTGCAGGCGACGCTCGATGAACGCATCCGCCAAGGTGCCTTGTTGAGAGCACTGGGGGCCGAGCGGCAATTGTTGGTCAAGGCTCGACGGATCGAGTTCGGTTTGCTTGGAGCGGTCAGCGGATTGTTGGCAGCGCTGGGTTCGGAACTGGTGAGTATGGTGCTCTACCGCTACGCCTTCGACCTGCCGTGGCACCCGCATCCGTGGTTGTTGGTGCTGCCACTGATCGGTGCGGTGCTGATCGGGGGAGCCGGTGTGTTTGGTACGCGCCGTGCGCTGAACGCCAGCCCCCTGACAGTCTTGCGCGAGGGTTGATAGACTCAAGCTCTCTCTACCACAAGAAGTTGCCATGAGCCGTTATCGCCCTCCCCGCACCGCTGGCACCGCGCTGATCACCCCCGAGGGTGAAGCGCGGATGCGGGCCGAGTTTCATGAGCTCTGGCATATTCGACGGCCGCAGGTGACACAGTCGGTCAGCGAGGCCGCGGCACAGGGCGATCGCTCGGAAAACGCCGAATACACCTACGGCAAAAAGATGCTGCGCGAGATCGACAGTCGCGTACGCTTTCTCACCAAGCGGCTGGAAGCGCTCAAAGTCGTCAGCGAAAAACCGAGCGATCCGAACAAAGTCTATTTTGGCGCCTGGGTCACGATTGAAGACGAGGACGGCAAAGAGTCACGCTATCGTATCGTCGGGCCGGATGAACTGGACTTGAAACAGGGCCTGATCAGCATCGACTCACCGCTGGCCCGCGCCCTGATCGGCAAGGCGCTGGACGCCGAGGTTCGGGTCCAGACACCGACCGGTGAGCAATGCGTGTATATCGTGGCGATCGACTATCTTTGAACCGCAGCGTTCAAAGCCTCAACGGCGGGTAATCAGCCCCTGTCGGGCAACGCGAATCAATTGCTTGATCACTTCGGGGGCGTCCTCGAGGCTGGGCGATTGAATCACCGCCAGATCGAAACTGTCGCTGGCAAATCGAGCCAGCGATTCACCCACTTCGACAAACTGGATCAGGAAGGCCGCAGGCCCACCAGTGCGACGTGGCCAGCCATCGAGATAACGCAATAGTGTTGGCTGATGTTTGCCGCCAAGCAGGATTTTTGGATTGCGCTGGGTGAGGTGTGCCGTGATCGGCGCGGGGCGTATAACGGGGCTTAGTGCATTCATTGTGTCGTGTCTCTGCCTCAAAAGTCTGCATGGCAGGTGAGAGGCAACACCGAACCAGCGCTTTAGCGGTATTTCGAAGCCTGTTTCAAGCTTCTATCGGCAACTGAATGAGTCACCAGGCGCCCCGCAAGTAGCTGTTTAAATCGGCGCATGGGCAGCATCCTAGAGAAGCTGACCGGACAGTGTCAAGAATGACGAGAACAAAAAAGGCCCGCGCAATGCGCGCGCAATGCGGGCCTTTTCATTGAGTCAGAGCGGTCAGCCAGCGATAGCGCGGTCAGCCGAGAGCTTGCCGGCGCCTTCGATCAGCACCGCGATGCTGCCACCGAGCAGCGCCAGGGCGAACTCATAACCGTTGTTGGCCATGAACAGACCGTTAGGAAGGTGCACCGAGAAGATTGCCACCAGCGAAAGGAAGGTCAGGCCGAGGGCTGCCGGGCGAACCAACAAACCGATGATCAAGGCCAGACCGGCGAAGAACTCGGTACCGCCCGCCAGCGTCGCCATCAGATAGCCCGGCGCCAGGCCGATGCTTTCCATGTACTGCGCGGTGCCCGCCAGGCCGTAACCACCGAACGCCCCAAAGAGTTTCTGCGAGCCGTGGGCAGCGAAGATGATGCCGACGAAAATCCGCAAGACAGTCAGGCCGTAGCCAGCGCGGGTAAACAGTACCTTGTTGATCAGTGTGCTCATGCTGTGTCATCCGTTGTCAGTGTGTGTTGGTTGGCCGCTATATTAATCAGTAAAACTCATGTTAAAAGCGCAATAAATTCGTCATGACAATCAGTTTATTCGATTATTTACGTGAGGCAACTTTCTGTCCCTGGGGCTCCAACGACTCCCGCTCCCGATCGAACGCCAGGTAATACTTGTTCACGCTATTAACATAGCTGACGGCGCCCATTCCCACCTGCTCCATGGCAATGCGTTCGACCTGGAAGAACCACTGATTGGGATTCAAACCGCGCCGACGAGCCTCGGCACGCATGCCCTGAACCCGCTCCGGCCCCATGTTGTAGGCCGCCAGCACGAACGCCATGCGCTCGCGCTCGTTGAGTTTGGGGCTGGCAAAGAACTTGCGACGAATCATCGCCAGATACTTCGCCCCGGCCTGCACATTGGCGTCGAGATTCTGAATGTTGTTGACCCCCACCCGCTGGGCGGCGGACGGGGTAATCTGCATCAGGCCGGTAGGGCCGCTGCCACTGCGGGCATTGGGTTGCAGGGCCGATTCCTTGAACGCCAGGGCAGCCAGATTCAACCAGTCCATGCCTTGGGCTTCGGCGTGTTTCTGCAGCACCGGTCGAAGTTTCTCGAGGCGCTGCCGATCAGCCTTGGCCAATGGATAGTGCACTTGATACAGACGTCGATAGATCCGCAGGAACGCGGCATCCTGATCCGATGGTTTTTTGTAACCGGTCAGGAAGCGATCAATGCTCGCCCGCAACATTGAGGCGTCGCGGCGCACGAACCAGAATTCTTCGCCCGGCTCACTGATGAGTACCTGCCGATCGAAACGCAACTTGGGCAGGATCTTGCCCCAGCGCTCGGCAATGGGTTGTTCGACGATCGTCAGGTGAAAGATTCCGCCCTGGACCATCTCCAGCACATCCTCGACCGCCAGACTGGGATCGACCCACTCGATGATCACCGGTGGCAGTTTAAGCAGCGCGAGCTTTTGATTGATCTGACTGACCGCGTCCCCGGCGGCACTGCCGGTGGGCAACGCCAGGGTTTTGCCGGAGAGTTGTTCGAAACGGGTGTAACGTCGCTCGCCTTTGATCCCGACCAATATCAACGGGATGTTGCTGGCAATCGGTTCACTGGTGCTGACCGCGTGGCCCGGTTGCAGGTCCAGCAGTTCCCCCGGCGCGACCAGATCACCCTCGCCGCGCTGCAAAGCGCCGATCAGTTGATCCTTGCCCTTGGGAATGATCTTGAGGGTAATTTCCTGACCGTCACGGGCGTGACCGTTGAGGTATTGCTCGAAGGCACGCAAGCGGTGGTATTCAACACCGATGGCCTGGCCCTGGACTTCGCCGGAGCTGTTGCGGCTCTGGTTGACCAACACGCGCAGCACGCGACTGCTGCGGATTTCCGCCAAGTCGCGCACTTTGGTCGAAGGCACGGCTTGCAGCGGCCCGGCCAGACGCGCAACCGCCGGCATCGGCAGCAGCAACGAGCAACACAGCAGTAGCAAAACCGAGGGACGTATCATCCACTCTCCAGAAAGAATACTGGGCCGATCTCAAGAATTTTCATGACATCGAACGACAGAAACAGAGCGCCGTGAGCGCTGGCAAAGTGCGAAAGACTGGCACAGTGATGGCACCCAAGCCACCCTGACCTGTCTCGCGGCATCAAGAGACAGCTATAACTCGTTGTAGTTCTTGGCTTTTCTTATAAATCTACAGCTCTGATATGCTTTCCGGCCTTTGGTCCGAGGTAGCACCATGCAACTCATCGATATCGGCGTCAACCTGACCAACCCCAGTTTTGCCGACAAACACCAGGCTGTACTCGACCGCGCCTACGCTGCCGGGGTCTGCCAATTGGTGCTCACCGGCACCAGTGTCGAGGGCAGCGAACAGGCGCTGGAACTGTGCCGACAACTGGACGAAACAGCTCAACGGCTGTTCGCCACCGCAGGCATTCATCCCCACTGCGCCAGCGACTGGAACGCCGACAGCGCCCAGCGTCTGCGCAGTTTGCTCAAGGAGCCGAACGTCGTGGCGGTGGGTGAATGCGGGCTGGATTTCAATCGTGATTTCTCGCCGCGTCCGCAGCAGGAAAAAGTCCTCGAAGAGCATCTGGCGATGGCAGTCGAGCTGCAATTGCCGGTGTTCCTCCACGAGCGCGATGCCAGTCAGCGCTTGCTGGAGATCCTTCGCGATTACCGTGATCAGTTGCCGGGCGCCGTGGTGCATTGCTTCACGGGCGAAAAGAAGGCGCTGTTCAGTTACCTCGATCTGGATTTGCACATCGGTATCACCGGCTGGATTTGTGATGAGC
It encodes:
- a CDS encoding arylesterase, which produces MRVWFLSAGLALMCMAQNAAAGTVLIVGDSISAGFGLDTRLGWVSLLEQRLKREGFDDKVVNASISGDTSAGGLARLPALLAEHKPELVILELGGNDGLRGLLPTQLQQNLAAMIDSSRASGAKVLLLGMQLPPNYGVRYTEAFANVYSTLAEEKKIPLVPFFLDGVGGHPDLMQADGLHPAAGAQDKLLENVWPTLKPLL
- a CDS encoding ABC transporter ATP-binding protein, producing MGASILTAKNLSKVVPSAEGELTILHELSLELNKGDSLAIVGASGSGKSTLLGLLAGLDLPSSGDVTLAGQALSNLDEDQRARIRAEHVGFVFQSFQLLDSLNALENVMLPLELDGRKDARERATELLRRVGLGQRLTHSPRQLSGGEQQRVAIARAFAAEPDVLFADEPTGNLDSHTGERISDLLFELNQERGTTLVLVTHDERLAHRCRRLIRLDAGLLVPPLEV
- a CDS encoding ABC transporter permease; its protein translation is MARLPLLRLFSLAIRQLLRDARAGELRVLFFALLVAVAASTAIGYFGARLNGAMMLRATEFLGADLLLEGSSPARPEQITSGTALGLEHAQVVEFSSVIATDNGIQLSSIKAADDVYPLRSELKSAPAPFAPEEPGGGPKPGEAWVEARLLTALDLKIGDSIDVGMQTLKLARVLTYEPDRAGNFYSLTPRVLINLSDLAATGVVQPGSRVSYRELWRGKAEALETYRQLIKPGLAANQRIQDARDGNRQIGGALGKAERYLNMASLVAVLLSGVAVALSATRFATRRFDASALLRCLGLSRRETMVLFSLQLTVLGLLASISGALIGWFAQLGLFALLHDLLPTDVPPGGLFPAIAGIGTGLVALAGFALPPLAALGRVPPLRVLRRDMLPIPSSTWMVYGAALGALGLIMWRLSLDLILTFALLGGGVIAALVLGGLLLLLLKSLRRMLARASLPWRLGLGQLLRHPLAAAGQSLAFGLILLSMALIALLRGELLDTWQNQLPKNAPNYFALNILPADKQAFIDRLIKLSAQSAPLYPVVPGRLISVNGEPVQEIVSKDSAGDRAIQRDLSLTWAADLPAGNKLTAGNWWAEQTPDEIPGVSVEGKVAESLKLKLGDHMVFTVGGVNREAKVTNLREVNWDNFQPNFFMIFQPGTLKDLPATYLTSFYLAAGHDQQIVDLSRAFPAVTILQVEALLEQLRSILAQVTLAVEYVLLFVLAAGMAVLFSGLQATLDERIRQGALLRALGAERQLLVKARRIEFGLLGAVSGLLAALGSELVSMVLYRYAFDLPWHPHPWLLVLPLIGAVLIGGAGVFGTRRALNASPLTVLREG
- the greB gene encoding transcription elongation factor GreB, which codes for MSRYRPPRTAGTALITPEGEARMRAEFHELWHIRRPQVTQSVSEAAAQGDRSENAEYTYGKKMLREIDSRVRFLTKRLEALKVVSEKPSDPNKVYFGAWVTIEDEDGKESRYRIVGPDELDLKQGLISIDSPLARALIGKALDAEVRVQTPTGEQCVYIVAIDYL
- a CDS encoding class I SAM-dependent methyltransferase gives rise to the protein MNALSPVIRPAPITAHLTQRNPKILLGGKHQPTLLRYLDGWPRRTGGPAAFLIQFVEVGESLARFASDSFDLAVIQSPSLEDAPEVIKQLIRVARQGLITRR
- a CDS encoding DoxX family protein; this translates as MSTLINKVLFTRAGYGLTVLRIFVGIIFAAHGSQKLFGAFGGYGLAGTAQYMESIGLAPGYLMATLAGGTEFFAGLALIIGLLVRPAALGLTFLSLVAIFSVHLPNGLFMANNGYEFALALLGGSIAVLIEGAGKLSADRAIAG
- a CDS encoding transglycosylase SLT domain-containing protein; the encoded protein is MIRPSVLLLLCCSLLLPMPAVARLAGPLQAVPSTKVRDLAEIRSSRVLRVLVNQSRNSSGEVQGQAIGVEYHRLRAFEQYLNGHARDGQEITLKIIPKGKDQLIGALQRGEGDLVAPGELLDLQPGHAVSTSEPIASNIPLILVGIKGERRYTRFEQLSGKTLALPTGSAAGDAVSQINQKLALLKLPPVIIEWVDPSLAVEDVLEMVQGGIFHLTIVEQPIAERWGKILPKLRFDRQVLISEPGEEFWFVRRDASMLRASIDRFLTGYKKPSDQDAAFLRIYRRLYQVHYPLAKADRQRLEKLRPVLQKHAEAQGMDWLNLAALAFKESALQPNARSGSGPTGLMQITPSAAQRVGVNNIQNLDANVQAGAKYLAMIRRKFFASPKLNERERMAFVLAAYNMGPERVQGMRAEARRRGLNPNQWFFQVERIAMEQVGMGAVSYVNSVNKYYLAFDRERESLEPQGQKVASRK
- a CDS encoding TatD family hydrolase, which codes for MQLIDIGVNLTNPSFADKHQAVLDRAYAAGVCQLVLTGTSVEGSEQALELCRQLDETAQRLFATAGIHPHCASDWNADSAQRLRSLLKEPNVVAVGECGLDFNRDFSPRPQQEKVLEEHLAMAVELQLPVFLHERDASQRLLEILRDYRDQLPGAVVHCFTGEKKALFSYLDLDLHIGITGWICDERRGTHLHPLVKEIKRGRLMLESDAPYLLPRSLRPKPKNGRNEPAYLTEVLREVALHRGESEEDLAAHSTACARAFYGLPMVD